The following proteins are co-located in the Pedobacter sp. FW305-3-2-15-E-R2A2 genome:
- a CDS encoding head GIN domain-containing protein: MKKFSLILTLAFFSLTAISKAEKPIRISASHLLDEERKVSNFSAIGIAGSLKVYVKIGNTESLRLEGDQEGIAELITEVKNGTLHIRPKKQNSNNWFGRSNSKITAYITVKKLTSLAMSGSGSIEVENTINADEFNAAVSGSGNIKATINAKSLEAAISGSGKLSFSGKAKKSDVAISGSGSFSGSSLSSDEVNAHISGSGNIYINAEKTINAAIGGSGNVNYTGNPTVTKAIGGSGKVRKAG, from the coding sequence ATGAAAAAATTCAGCTTAATATTAACACTTGCATTTTTCAGCCTTACTGCCATCAGCAAAGCGGAAAAACCAATCAGAATCAGTGCTTCCCATCTTCTTGATGAAGAAAGAAAAGTAAGCAACTTCAGTGCAATCGGTATTGCCGGGTCACTTAAAGTTTATGTCAAAATCGGAAACACAGAGAGCCTCAGACTGGAAGGAGATCAGGAAGGCATAGCCGAACTGATTACAGAAGTAAAAAATGGTACATTACACATCAGACCGAAAAAACAAAACTCCAATAACTGGTTTGGAAGATCAAATTCCAAAATTACCGCCTACATTACAGTAAAGAAGTTAACTTCTTTAGCGATGTCAGGCTCAGGAAGCATTGAAGTAGAAAACACCATCAATGCAGATGAGTTTAACGCTGCAGTTAGTGGTTCCGGAAACATTAAGGCAACAATCAATGCAAAAAGCCTGGAGGCTGCCATCAGTGGATCAGGAAAACTGTCTTTCTCAGGCAAAGCAAAAAAATCAGATGTGGCCATCAGCGGATCCGGAAGTTTCTCTGGAAGCAGCCTGTCTTCAGATGAAGTAAATGCCCACATCAGCGGTTCAGGGAACATTTACATCAACGCCGAAAAAACGATCAATGCGGCAATCGGAGGATCTGGAAATGTGAACTATACCGGAAATCCAACAGTGACCAAAGCAATTGGCGGATCAGGAAAAGTCAGAAAAGCAGGCTAG